In Sphingomonas sanxanigenens DSM 19645 = NX02, the following proteins share a genomic window:
- a CDS encoding DnaJ C-terminal domain-containing protein — translation MADPYQTLNVPRDADDATIKKAYRKLAKEYHPDRNADKPGAAERFAAVTAAYDLLTDKDKRARYDRGEIDEDGNPKAPFGFFDFDGAGPFARRGGFRAGADGGATTFEFSGDEADFASIFGDLFGRGETAGGARRHGSYRPRGADVAYRLNVSFEDAAALRPQHIDLGGGKALDLKLPAGFESGTQLRLRGQGEDGPGGAGDAIVILEIQPHRFFAREGDDVLLDLPVRWDEAVLGAKVRVPTVDGPVLLTIPKGSSSGRTLRIKGKGFHRRDGSRGNQLVRLMVHLPSGDAELEEFARTWAQRHDENPRATMGV, via the coding sequence ATGGCGGATCCATACCAAACCCTGAACGTCCCGCGCGATGCCGACGATGCCACGATCAAGAAGGCATATCGCAAGCTCGCCAAGGAGTATCATCCCGACCGTAACGCGGATAAGCCGGGGGCGGCGGAACGCTTCGCTGCCGTGACCGCGGCCTACGACCTGCTCACCGACAAGGACAAACGAGCGCGCTACGATCGCGGCGAGATCGACGAGGACGGCAATCCGAAGGCTCCCTTCGGCTTCTTCGATTTCGATGGCGCCGGTCCTTTCGCCCGGCGCGGCGGCTTCCGCGCGGGCGCCGATGGCGGCGCGACAACCTTCGAGTTCAGCGGAGACGAGGCCGACTTCGCCAGCATCTTCGGCGACTTGTTCGGCCGCGGGGAGACCGCGGGTGGAGCGCGCCGGCACGGTTCGTATCGCCCTCGCGGAGCGGACGTCGCCTATCGTTTGAATGTCAGCTTCGAGGATGCCGCGGCTCTGCGACCGCAGCATATCGACCTGGGGGGTGGGAAGGCTCTCGACCTCAAGCTGCCGGCAGGCTTCGAGTCCGGCACCCAGCTGCGTCTTCGCGGGCAGGGTGAGGATGGTCCCGGAGGCGCTGGCGATGCGATCGTCATCCTTGAAATTCAGCCGCACCGATTCTTTGCGCGCGAAGGCGACGATGTATTGCTGGACCTGCCGGTGCGCTGGGACGAAGCCGTGCTCGGCGCCAAGGTGCGGGTCCCGACCGTCGACGGACCGGTGTTGCTGACGATCCCTAAGGGATCGAGCTCGGGCCGCACGCTACGGATCAAGGGCAAGGGGTTCCACCGGCGGGACGGTTCACGCGGCAATCAGCTGGTCCGCCTGATGGTGCATCTGCCTTCCGGAGACGCCGAGCTTGAGGAGTTCGCACGCACCTGGGCTCAGCGTCATGACGAGAATCCGCGCGCGACGATGGGGGTCTGA
- a CDS encoding winged helix-turn-helix transcriptional regulator: MENSRAFRELQCDVFLADCSARKVLALLAEKWTLLVIHALSERSYRTAELRRRIGGVSEKMLIQALRRLEECGLVARTNYSEVPPRVEYALTSLGYSLSSVVRELDRWIETHAFEIEDWVQRSGRAA; encoded by the coding sequence ATGGAGAATTCGCGTGCCTTCCGCGAACTGCAGTGCGACGTGTTCCTTGCTGATTGCTCGGCACGGAAGGTACTGGCGCTCTTGGCTGAAAAATGGACGCTGCTCGTTATCCACGCGCTTAGCGAGCGTTCGTATCGCACCGCCGAGCTGCGCCGGCGCATCGGCGGCGTATCGGAGAAGATGCTGATCCAGGCCCTGCGTCGCCTCGAGGAGTGTGGCTTGGTGGCGCGCACCAACTACTCTGAGGTGCCGCCGCGGGTCGAATATGCACTCACCTCGCTGGGCTACTCCCTCAGCAGCGTCGTGCGCGAGCTCGATCGCTGGATCGAGACGCACGCCTTTGAGATTGAAGACTGGGTCCAGCGGTCCGGCAGAGCAGCCTGA